The following proteins are co-located in the Conyzicola lurida genome:
- a CDS encoding TadA family conjugal transfer-associated ATPase, with the protein MEVIEAFVAQRPGAPPAAAQRLGSDGGFPVEFGPLAGFVADATVTDVFVNGPGSVWVDRGTGAVPTAVTIEEAPLRDLAVRLMSLGGRHIDEATPCVDARLHDGIRVHAVLPPVSTRGTLLSIRLPRIRRLSLDDLDADGFFPAGALASLRALVARRENLLVTGAGGSGKTTLLSAILGAASPAERIVAIEDVAELRIDHPHVVSLEARQANLEGAGEISLERLVREALRMRPDRLVLGECRGAEVRELLAALNTGHDGGAGTLHANSLQDVPARLEALGALAGMTPTAIARQTVSAIGTVLHLERRGTQRVLAQTGRFALDDAGRLRVVTP; encoded by the coding sequence ATGGAAGTTATCGAGGCGTTCGTCGCGCAGCGCCCCGGCGCGCCACCCGCGGCCGCTCAACGCCTCGGCAGCGACGGCGGTTTCCCGGTGGAATTCGGGCCCCTCGCGGGCTTCGTCGCCGACGCCACGGTGACCGACGTCTTCGTCAACGGACCGGGCTCCGTCTGGGTCGACCGCGGCACGGGAGCGGTGCCCACCGCTGTGACGATCGAGGAGGCGCCGCTGCGCGATCTCGCCGTGCGGCTCATGTCGCTCGGCGGCCGCCACATCGACGAGGCGACTCCGTGTGTGGACGCCCGGCTGCACGACGGCATCCGCGTGCACGCCGTGCTGCCGCCGGTGTCGACCCGGGGGACGCTGCTCTCCATCCGGCTGCCGCGCATCCGCCGCCTCTCGCTCGACGATCTCGACGCCGACGGGTTCTTCCCCGCGGGCGCCCTCGCCTCGCTGCGCGCCCTCGTCGCCCGCCGTGAGAACCTGCTCGTCACCGGCGCGGGAGGCAGCGGCAAAACCACGCTGCTTTCCGCGATCCTCGGCGCCGCGTCGCCCGCCGAGCGCATCGTCGCGATCGAAGACGTCGCCGAGCTGCGCATCGACCACCCGCACGTGGTGTCGCTCGAGGCCCGGCAGGCGAACCTCGAGGGAGCCGGCGAGATCAGTCTCGAGAGGCTCGTGCGCGAAGCGCTGCGGATGCGCCCCGACCGGCTCGTGCTCGGCGAATGCCGCGGCGCCGAAGTGCGCGAGCTCCTCGCCGCTCTCAACACCGGCCACGACGGCGGCGCGGGAACGCTGCACGCCAATTCGCTGCAGGACGTGCCGGCCCGGCTCGAGGCGCTCGGTGCGCTCGCCGGGATGACGCCCACCGCGATCGCGCGGCAGACCGTGAGCGCCATCGGCACCGTGCTGCACCTCGAACGCCGCGGCACGCAGCGTGTGCTCGCGCAGACCGGACGCTTCGCGCTGGACGACGCCGGACGGCTCAGGGTGGTGACGCCGTGA
- the acs gene encoding acetate--CoA ligase: MSTNSIDSLLSETRRFAPSAEFAEHSVADRDIYDQAKADRLGFWADRARELHWHEPFTETLDWSNPPFAKWFADGRINVAYNCLDRHVIAGNGDRVALHWEGEPGDSRTYTYAQLTAEVKRAANVLTGLGIGQGDRVAIYLPLVPEAVISMLAVARIGAVHSVIFGGFSADSIRSRVADADARLVITADGGWRKGKVFPLKAAVDAALAPADGEEPTSVTDVLVVRRGENVIDWVDGRDHWWHEAIADAEPEHEAQGFEAENPLFILYTSGTTGKPKGILHTSGGYLTQAAFTHKNVFDLHPETDVYWCTADVGWITGHSYVVYGPLANGATQVLYEGTPDTPHPGRWWEIIQKYGVSIFYTAPTAIRSFMKIGRQVPNEFDLSSLRVLGSVGEPINPEAWIWYRDVIGGGETPIVDTWWQTETGAIMISALPGITEAKPGSAQTPIPGIVIDVLGDGGKRVDPPHGGLLVVSEPWPSMLRGIWGDPDRFIETYWSKFSKDGVWKYFAGDGAHVDADGDITLLGRVDDVMNVSGHRLSTTEIESALVSHTIVAEAAVVGAADDATGQAVVAFVIIKSNQADAQTADEASAILRSHVADRIGAIARPKKIFIVAELPKTRSGKIMRRLLQDVAEGRAVGDTTTLADTSVMQIITDKIR; the protein is encoded by the coding sequence ATGTCCACTAATTCGATCGACAGCCTCCTCTCGGAAACGCGCAGATTCGCACCGAGTGCGGAGTTCGCGGAGCACTCGGTTGCCGACCGCGATATCTACGACCAAGCCAAGGCCGACCGCCTCGGATTCTGGGCCGACCGGGCCCGCGAACTGCACTGGCACGAGCCCTTCACAGAGACCCTCGACTGGTCGAATCCCCCATTTGCGAAGTGGTTCGCCGACGGCCGCATCAACGTGGCGTACAACTGTCTCGACCGCCACGTCATCGCCGGCAACGGCGACCGAGTCGCACTGCACTGGGAGGGAGAACCGGGTGACAGCCGAACCTATACCTATGCCCAACTCACCGCCGAGGTGAAGCGAGCGGCCAACGTGCTCACCGGCCTCGGCATCGGCCAGGGTGACCGCGTCGCCATCTACCTCCCGCTTGTGCCGGAGGCCGTCATCTCGATGCTCGCCGTCGCGCGCATCGGGGCGGTGCACTCGGTGATCTTCGGCGGGTTCAGCGCCGACAGCATCCGGTCTCGGGTGGCCGACGCCGACGCGCGCCTGGTCATCACCGCCGACGGCGGCTGGCGGAAGGGCAAGGTCTTCCCGCTCAAGGCTGCGGTCGACGCCGCCCTGGCACCGGCGGACGGCGAAGAGCCCACGAGCGTCACCGACGTGCTCGTGGTGCGTCGGGGTGAGAACGTCATCGACTGGGTCGACGGCCGCGACCACTGGTGGCACGAGGCGATCGCCGACGCGGAGCCCGAACACGAGGCACAGGGTTTCGAGGCGGAGAACCCGCTGTTCATCCTCTACACGAGCGGCACGACCGGCAAGCCCAAGGGCATCCTGCACACGAGCGGCGGCTACCTCACCCAGGCAGCCTTCACTCATAAGAACGTCTTTGATCTGCACCCCGAGACCGACGTCTACTGGTGCACGGCCGATGTCGGCTGGATCACCGGGCACTCCTACGTCGTCTACGGCCCGCTCGCGAACGGCGCCACGCAGGTGCTCTACGAGGGAACACCCGACACCCCGCACCCCGGGCGCTGGTGGGAGATCATCCAGAAGTACGGCGTGAGCATCTTCTACACCGCGCCCACGGCGATCCGGTCGTTTATGAAGATCGGCCGACAGGTTCCGAACGAGTTCGACCTGTCGAGCCTGCGCGTGCTCGGCTCGGTGGGCGAACCGATCAACCCCGAGGCGTGGATCTGGTACCGAGACGTGATCGGCGGCGGCGAGACCCCGATCGTCGACACCTGGTGGCAGACCGAGACCGGCGCGATCATGATCTCCGCGCTGCCCGGCATCACCGAGGCGAAACCCGGCAGCGCGCAGACCCCGATCCCGGGCATCGTGATCGACGTGCTCGGCGACGGCGGCAAGCGCGTCGACCCGCCCCACGGCGGGCTGCTCGTGGTCTCCGAACCCTGGCCGTCGATGCTGCGTGGCATCTGGGGCGACCCCGACCGCTTTATCGAGACCTACTGGTCGAAATTCTCTAAGGACGGCGTCTGGAAGTACTTCGCCGGCGACGGCGCCCACGTCGACGCCGACGGCGACATCACACTGCTCGGCCGGGTCGACGACGTGATGAACGTGTCGGGACACCGGCTGTCGACGACCGAGATCGAGTCGGCGCTGGTCTCGCACACGATCGTGGCCGAGGCCGCGGTCGTCGGGGCGGCCGACGACGCCACCGGTCAGGCGGTCGTCGCGTTCGTCATCATCAAGAGCAACCAGGCCGACGCGCAGACCGCCGACGAGGCGAGCGCGATCCTCCGGTCGCACGTGGCCGACCGCATCGGCGCGATCGCCCGCCCGAAGAAGATCTTCATCGTGGCCGAACTGCCCAAGACGCGGTCGGGCAAGATCATGCGTCGACTGCTGCAGGATGTCGCGGAAGGACGAGCGGTCGGTGACACCACCACTCTCGCCGACACCAGCGTGATGCAGATCATCACGGACAAGATCCGTTAG
- a CDS encoding RidA family protein — protein MTSIDDRLAELGITLPTVVPPVATYIPAVISGNLVYTSGQLPMVDGVLPATGKLGAEVSDAEGRELARQCALNGLAAAASVIGSLDRVTRIVKVVGFVASDPSFTGQPGVINGASDVLGEIFGDIGVHARSAVGVAVLPLNSPVEVELVVEFA, from the coding sequence ATGACCAGCATCGACGACCGTCTCGCCGAACTCGGAATCACCCTGCCGACCGTCGTGCCGCCCGTGGCCACGTATATCCCCGCCGTGATCTCCGGCAACCTCGTCTACACGTCGGGTCAGCTGCCCATGGTCGACGGCGTTCTGCCCGCGACCGGCAAGCTCGGTGCCGAGGTCTCTGATGCCGAGGGCCGTGAGCTCGCCCGCCAGTGCGCGCTGAACGGCCTCGCCGCCGCCGCCTCCGTCATCGGTTCGCTCGACCGCGTCACCCGCATCGTCAAGGTCGTCGGCTTCGTCGCGTCCGACCCGTCGTTCACCGGCCAGCCCGGCGTCATCAACGGAGCCTCCGATGTTCTCGGCGAGATCTTCGGCGACATCGGCGTGCACGCCCGCAGCGCCGTCGGCGTCGCGGTTCTGCCGCTCAACTCGCCCGTCGAGGTCGAGCTGGTCGTCGAGTTCGCCTAA
- a CDS encoding DUF4177 domain-containing protein gives MTTWEYLTTPLMIHNTAAILNNWGSEGWELVQVVTGPEGGLVAYLKRETKED, from the coding sequence ATGACGACGTGGGAATACCTCACCACACCTCTGATGATCCACAACACGGCCGCGATTCTCAATAACTGGGGATCGGAGGGCTGGGAACTCGTGCAGGTAGTCACCGGTCCCGAAGGCGGGCTCGTGGCGTATCTCAAGCGCGAAACAAAGGAAGACTGA